In the Ramlibacter tataouinensis TTB310 genome, one interval contains:
- a CDS encoding acyl-CoA thioesterase, with translation MSESSPKPQPEPRSAYRAFRPLGTRWMDNDVYGHVNNVVYYSWFDTAVNAHLIEQGALDIHQGATIGLVVETRCNYFAPLAFPQVVEAGLRVARIGGSSVRYEVGLFAAGEPLTAAKGHFIHVYVDKASRRPVPLPARLRAVLEALQ, from the coding sequence ATGAGCGAGTCAAGCCCCAAGCCGCAGCCCGAGCCGCGCAGCGCCTACCGGGCTTTCCGTCCCCTAGGCACCCGCTGGATGGACAACGACGTCTACGGACACGTCAACAACGTCGTCTACTACAGCTGGTTCGACACGGCGGTCAACGCCCACCTGATCGAGCAGGGCGCCCTGGACATCCACCAGGGCGCCACCATCGGCCTGGTGGTCGAGACCCGGTGCAACTACTTCGCGCCGCTGGCCTTTCCCCAAGTTGTGGAGGCCGGCCTGCGCGTGGCGCGCATCGGCGGCTCCAGCGTGCGCTACGAAGTGGGGCTGTTCGCGGCGGGCGAGCCGCTCACCGCGGCCAAGGGCCATTTCATTCATGTCTACGTGGACAAGGCCAGCCGGCGGCCGGTCCCGCTTCCGGCCCGGTTGCGGGCCGTCCTGGAGGCCTTGCAATGA
- a CDS encoding phasin family protein, with product MLTAEQILASHKANVETLFGLTAKAFEGVEKLVELNMTASKAAIAEAAGTTQALLSVKDAQELLSLQASLFQPLAEKTAAYSRHLYDITSGTGAEMGKTFEATASDAQRKLLAVVDNAAKNAPAGSETAVAVFKSAVAAGTNALESVQKAVKQATDVAEANFNTMANTAVNAAKSTTARTAKR from the coding sequence ATGTTGACCGCTGAGCAAATCCTGGCCTCCCACAAAGCCAACGTCGAGACCCTGTTCGGCCTGACCGCCAAGGCCTTCGAAGGCGTGGAGAAGCTGGTCGAGCTGAACATGACCGCGTCCAAGGCCGCGATCGCTGAAGCCGCCGGCACCACCCAGGCCCTGCTGAGCGTCAAGGACGCGCAGGAACTGCTGTCCCTGCAGGCCTCGCTGTTCCAGCCCCTGGCCGAGAAGACCGCTGCCTACAGCCGCCATCTGTACGACATCACCTCGGGCACCGGTGCCGAGATGGGCAAGACCTTCGAAGCGACCGCCAGCGATGCCCAGCGCAAGCTCCTGGCCGTGGTCGACAACGCCGCCAAGAACGCCCCGGCCGGCAGCGAGACCGCCGTGGCCGTGTTCAAGAGCGCCGTGGCTGCCGGCACCAACGCCCTGGAGTCCGTGCAGAAGGCCGTGAAGCAGGCCACCGACGTGGCCGAAGCCAACTTCAACACCATGGCCAACACGGCCGTCAACGCCGCCAAGAGCACCACCGCCCGCACTGCCAAGCGCTGA
- a CDS encoding histone deacetylase family protein, producing the protein MQVFYATQFVLPLPPGHRFPMAKYQLLRDRLADELPGIRLAQALPASDGELALAHTPGYIQAISDGSVDPRIQREIGFPWSPAMAERARRSVGATISACRAAFQDGVAANIAGGTHHAYADKGGGFCVFNDAAVASRLMQAEWGRQRAKPLRVAIVDLDVHQGNGTARIFHGDPTVFTLSLHGQKNFPFRKEPSDLDVDLPDGCGDDEYLSALEGALDELDRRFDPGLVIYLAGADPHEGDRLGRLKLTWDGLEARDRRVFDWAWQRGVPLAFAMAGGYGTRIEDTVQVQVNTFRVAVQYWRRWQNRAR; encoded by the coding sequence ATGCAGGTCTTCTATGCCACCCAGTTCGTCCTGCCGTTGCCGCCGGGCCATCGCTTTCCCATGGCCAAGTACCAGCTGCTGCGCGACCGGCTGGCGGATGAGCTGCCCGGAATCCGCCTGGCGCAGGCGCTGCCGGCCAGCGACGGCGAGCTGGCGCTGGCCCACACGCCGGGCTACATCCAGGCGATCAGCGACGGTTCGGTCGATCCCCGCATCCAGCGCGAGATCGGCTTTCCCTGGAGCCCGGCCATGGCCGAGCGGGCGCGCCGATCGGTGGGCGCCACCATCAGCGCCTGCCGGGCCGCCTTCCAGGACGGGGTGGCGGCCAACATCGCCGGCGGCACCCACCATGCCTACGCCGACAAGGGCGGGGGCTTCTGCGTCTTCAACGACGCAGCCGTGGCCAGCCGCCTGATGCAAGCCGAATGGGGCCGGCAGCGCGCGAAGCCGCTGCGGGTGGCGATCGTGGACCTGGACGTGCATCAGGGCAACGGCACGGCCCGCATCTTCCACGGCGACCCGACCGTGTTCACCCTGTCGCTGCACGGGCAGAAGAACTTCCCGTTCCGCAAGGAACCCAGCGACCTGGACGTCGACCTGCCCGACGGCTGCGGCGACGACGAGTACCTGAGCGCCCTGGAGGGCGCGCTGGACGAGCTGGACCGGCGCTTCGACCCGGGGCTGGTGATCTACCTGGCCGGTGCCGACCCGCACGAGGGCGACCGGCTGGGCCGGCTCAAGCTGACCTGGGACGGCCTGGAGGCGCGCGACCGGCGCGTGTTCGACTGGGCCTGGCAGCGCGGCGTGCCGCTGGCCTTCGCCATGGCCGGCGGCTACGGCACGCGCATCGAGGACACGGTGCAGGTGCAGGTCAACACCTTCCGGGTGGCCGTGCAGTACTGGCGCCGCTGGCAGAATCGCGCCCGATGA
- a CDS encoding Fe(3+) ABC transporter substrate-binding protein: MTRKAIATFGLLLAAAAGVSAQEQVLNLYSARHYSTDEALYSNFTKATGIKINRVDADDAGILARLKAEGAASPADVILLVDAARLYRGEVDGLFKPIKSKALEEAIPAQYRGKATAEGTPWFGFSTRARVVAYDKLKVKREDVDTYEELADAKNKGKICIRSGSHPYNLSLFGAVTEHLGEQKAEMWLKGLQANLARDPKGGDTDQIKAVGAGECQIAVSNSYYIARLMRSSNPDDKALMEKVGVVFPNQNSWGTHLNIAGGAVARNAKNTDNAVKFLEYLASPEAQNYFANGNNEWPTAKGVKVSNPALQAISGGGDFKAETIPLTAVGANTVKVQQMLDRVGFK; encoded by the coding sequence ATGACCCGCAAAGCTATCGCGACCTTCGGTCTGCTGCTGGCCGCCGCTGCCGGCGTCTCCGCCCAGGAGCAGGTGCTCAACCTGTATTCGGCACGGCACTACTCCACCGACGAGGCGCTGTACAGCAACTTCACCAAGGCCACGGGCATCAAAATCAACCGCGTCGACGCCGATGACGCGGGCATCCTGGCGCGCCTGAAAGCCGAAGGCGCCGCCTCGCCGGCCGACGTGATCCTGCTGGTCGATGCGGCGCGGCTGTACCGCGGCGAGGTCGACGGCCTGTTCAAGCCCATCAAGTCCAAGGCGCTGGAAGAGGCCATCCCCGCCCAGTACCGCGGCAAGGCCACGGCCGAGGGCACGCCCTGGTTCGGCTTTTCCACCCGGGCCCGCGTGGTGGCGTACGACAAGCTCAAGGTCAAGCGCGAGGACGTGGACACCTACGAAGAGCTGGCCGACGCCAAGAACAAGGGCAAGATCTGCATCCGCTCGGGCTCGCACCCGTACAACCTGTCGCTGTTCGGCGCCGTCACCGAACACCTGGGCGAGCAGAAGGCCGAGATGTGGCTCAAGGGCCTGCAGGCCAACCTGGCACGCGATCCCAAGGGCGGCGACACCGACCAGATCAAGGCCGTGGGCGCCGGCGAATGCCAGATCGCGGTCAGCAACAGCTACTACATCGCCCGCCTGATGCGCTCGAGCAACCCGGACGACAAGGCGCTGATGGAAAAGGTGGGCGTGGTCTTCCCCAATCAGAACAGCTGGGGCACGCACCTGAACATCGCCGGCGGCGCCGTCGCCAGGAACGCCAAGAACACCGACAACGCTGTCAAGTTCCTGGAGTACCTGGCCAGCCCCGAGGCGCAGAACTACTTCGCCAACGGCAACAACGAGTGGCCCACGGCCAAGGGCGTGAAGGTCAGCAACCCGGCGCTGCAGGCCATCAGCGGCGGCGGCGACTTCAAGGCCGAGACCATCCCGCTGACGGCGGTGGGCGCCAACACGGTCAAGGTGCAGCAGATGCTCGACCGGGTCGGCTTCAAGTAA
- a CDS encoding nitroreductase — protein MNQVSTVVADPRSVDQAIASRFSARAFLPRPVERRTLEDILAVASRAPSGTNTQPWRVYVLQGASRDTLVDKVCAAHDAIRANPQLAAEYREEYDYYPEKWVSPYIDRRRENGWGLYGLLGITKGDKDRMHAQHQRNYRFFDAPVGLMFTLDRIMGRGSLVDYGMFLQSIMVAARARGLHTCPQAAWNGFARIILPHIGAGADEMLVCGMALGWADESAPVNGFHTPREPVERFARWLE, from the coding sequence ATGAACCAAGTGAGCACGGTGGTGGCCGACCCCCGCAGCGTGGACCAGGCCATCGCCAGCCGGTTCTCGGCGCGCGCCTTCCTGCCGCGGCCGGTGGAGCGCCGCACCCTCGAGGACATCCTCGCGGTGGCCAGCCGCGCGCCCTCGGGCACCAACACCCAGCCCTGGCGCGTCTACGTGCTGCAGGGGGCCAGCCGCGACACCCTGGTGGACAAGGTCTGCGCCGCACATGACGCGATCCGCGCCAACCCCCAGCTCGCCGCCGAGTACCGGGAGGAGTACGACTACTACCCCGAGAAGTGGGTGTCCCCCTACATCGACCGCCGGCGCGAGAACGGTTGGGGCCTGTACGGCCTGCTGGGCATCACCAAGGGCGACAAGGACCGGATGCACGCCCAGCACCAGCGCAACTACCGCTTCTTCGACGCGCCGGTGGGCCTGATGTTCACGCTGGACCGCATCATGGGTCGCGGCTCGCTGGTGGACTACGGCATGTTCCTGCAGAGCATCATGGTGGCCGCCCGAGCGCGGGGCCTGCACACCTGCCCGCAGGCGGCCTGGAACGGCTTCGCCAGGATCATCCTGCCGCACATCGGCGCCGGCGCGGACGAAATGCTGGTGTGCGGCATGGCCCTGGGCTGGGCCGACGAGTCGGCACCGGTCAACGGCTTCCACACGCCGCGCGAGCCGGTCGAGCGCTTCGCCCGCTGGCTGGAGTGA